CGAACGCGACTGCGCGGCGCCCTGCGAGCCGGCGCGGCCGGACGGCTCCATGTTCTTCTCGCAGGAGGAGACCCGCTTTGCCCGCCTCTGGATTCTCACCTGGTCTGTGCTTTGCTGCGCCTCCACTTTCTTCACTGTCACCACGTACCTGGTGGACATGCAGCGCTTCCGCTACCCCGAGCGGCCAATCATCTTCCTGTCGGGCTGCTACACAATGGTGTCCGTGGCCTACATCGCGGGCTTCGTGCTGCAGGAGCGCGTGGTGTGCAACGAGCGCTTCTCTGAGGACGGTTACCGCACGGTGGTGCAGGGCACCAAAAAGGAGGGCTGCACCATTCTCTTCATGATGCTCTACTTCTTTAGCATGGCCAGCTCTATCTGGTGGGTCATCCTGTCACTCACCTGGTTCCTGGCGGCCGGCATGAAGTGGGGCCACGAAGCCATTGAGGCCAATTCGCAGTACTTCCACTTGGCCGCGTGGGCCGTGCCGGCTGTCAAGACCATCACCATCCTGGCCATGGGCCAGATTGACGGCGACCTGCTGAGCGGCGTGTGCTTCGTGGGCCTAAACAGCCTGGATCCGCTGCGAGGCTTCGTGCTGGCGCCGCTTTTCGTGTACTTGTTCATTGGCACGTCCTTCCTCCTGGCCGGCTTCGTGTCGCTCTTCCGTATCCGAACCATCATGAAGCACGACGGCACCAAGACGGAGAAGCTAGAGCGGCTCATGGTGCGCATCGGCGTTTTCTCGGTGCTCTACACGGTGCCTGCCACCATCGTGATCGCCTGCTATTTCTACGAGCAGGCCTTCCGCGAGCACTGGGAGCGCTCGTGGGTAAGCCAGCACTGCAAGAGCCTGGCCATCCCTTGCCCGGCGCACTACACGCCGCGCATGTCGCCCGACTTCACCGTCTACATGATTAAATACCTCATGACGCTCATCGTGGGCATCACGTCGGGCTTCTGGATCTGGTCTGGCAAGACGCTGCACTCGTGGAGGAAGTTCTACACCCGCCTCACCAACAGCCGGCACGGCGAGACCACGGTGTAAGGGAACGCCTCCGGCCCAGGTGGGCACCGCGCCTTCCTCCGCGGGCTCTTACAGactccttattttatttttttaaataaagaacaatcgaaaccatcttttttttaggtcgatttttaaaaagaactctgCCCAACACTCCTTTCCAGGTTTGTAATTAAAACTGTAAATAGTTtttgtaaattatatattttctatttaaaaaaaaaaagaaaaagcagcgaCGGGCACCAGGGCTGAACGGGGGGTggttgggtgggggaggggggagaggaatTGAGAGGATTTTCTCCGTAAGTGCCCTTATAAAAACCGCCCACCActttggttcggttttttttttggtgctttggCAGGGCTGGGCCTGCTGAAGAGGCACCTAGCCTGggcgctggttttttttttttggcttggagAAGTTGGGAGTTCGTTACACTTCATCTTTAAAAGCCAAATTTGTGAGCCTCCTCATTGACACTGGGCCGGTAGAAGCCGTTGGATATTTTCGAAGAAGACTtggattctttttattttcctgccGTCCCCGCTTTTATCCCTCCTCACTTGTCCTGTCTTTAGCTCAATCTTTGGTAACCTCCCAACGGAGATGAAgacgtggaaaaaaaaaaaagttaaacaggagtggtggtGGGGAGAGGGCGGAGATCATGTGAGGGATGGCCTCCACCCCCCTGGCCCACTCCCCTGCGGTTAGGAAGATCTTTCTCctctgacttttcttttttcaactAGCTGCCCCAGGCTTGAAATGGGCAGAAAGTGCATTGTGAAGTGTTTTGAAACGAAAACATCCCCTTCACCCCACCCCCGCACGCACACACACCACTTTTAGTACCAATCCTGACCGCCTGCATTTTTTAGGGAGAGCGTTAACTTTTAAAGTATTTACTCACAAATGTTGGGGTCTTAAGAGCTCCTTGCACGTCTCCTCGCCTTTCCGCTGCAGTCAGCCGCCCCCAGTCCTCATAGCCTTTTTGGCATTTCAGGTTAGCAGTTTGCGGGTTGATTTGTGTGttgtgtgggttttgttttgtttgggttttttttttttttttttaagtaataaaagTGGGTTGGgttggagggaggggagggatgggctgGTGGGATTTTAGTTTTCCTCTGCAAAagactgatttctttttcaaacttgtggggggggggtggtggtggggaaagGTGGGTATCTGTGCTTCGAAAGAAGGCCCTGGGCAGGCTCTTTgtgaaggtgggggtggggttgaGTGTTTACAAGACATTCTATATCACAAGATTGATCGACTGTTTATAACAGATGTTTCTTATCTTCCTCCTCCCACAAATAAAAGTCAAGACTTTTCTTAAAAGTTACCAGCTTGAGAAGTGATGTATAAAGTATCTTTGACGCTGGTATGAGAATTCCAGTTTCCAACACACATCATTTCCCTCAACTATTTGGAATATTTTAGGAGTTTAATTCCAAAGGGTGGATTAGAAGACGGAGGGGTGGGGTGGAACAAGTATGCCACATAACTCAAATTTTCATCATCTCCCGATTCTTGATAATAGTGCAAATTAAAAGCTAATCATCGTAATAAAGTGCATTTAATTATCTTGAGAGATGGAGCCCTTTAATTGTATTTAACAGGGTTGTAACATTTTATTAGTTTAACCAAACCACacctcccctttctctttcccccTGCCTGTTTGGTGGGGGTAGGGTGGAGGGGTGGAGATAGGGCTCTCAGCCCCAGGCCTTGCCTTTTGAGCTGGATAGTGATGGAGAAAATGGTGCCTTACTACCCTTTGTTGGCTGTCTTTTGGAACAAGGGAGAAAGTTAGAAACCCTACTTCAaagtgtttgtgttagtttacgttgGGGGAGGGAAACTGGAAATGTTTGGTGGTAATTGAAGTCGAATGTGGGGCTTTGTTTGGAATTGTGTGAAGCTTGGGGATTCCAGCAGGGCCCCACccctaaaatatatatgtatgtatataatttcCCCCAAGTTATTTGTGCCAGTGGCTAACATTTTAAGTTGAAACTAACTTTTTGTAAAATGACATATGTGAAGTTTCAACATGAGGTTCCCTCAACTATCGAAGAAGGGCGAGGGGGAGGTGTTAACTGCCCTGTAGCTCCATTTGTTACTGGATTTTAAAGGAACCCCACAAGGGCTGCAGGAAAGAGTTAAATTGCAAATTATGAATGCATCTCTTGGAAATAATGGCCAAAACCCTTGAATCTGGTGGGCTTTTCCAGGGGCTGGGATTGAGCCTGGTGGAAAGAGGAGTGCTCATCTCTCGCTGAAGGATTGGGAAGAGACTCGCTGACCTCTGAGACCCCATCCCTGCTCGGTGCATTTAGGGTACCATTTTCTCTGGACCCTCACCTTGAGGGCAGGAGGAGATGGTAGACTAGCAACAATTACCCTTTCCATCCCagagtgggggtgggaggaagggaattTTCGTAAATATTGTTCTTTCTTTCCAACCTCTCTTTCTCAAATGTACTGCCAATATAGGGGAAGAAGGCCTGAGAAAACTGACAAAATACATTTTATGGCTAGGGAGGAAAATAGATTCTCCTTACCGTTTTGGAAAGGAAAGATCGCATACATGCCTGCCTTTCTCGAGGGGTAGCCAAGGGCTGAATTACCTTACAGAAAGTGGGAGGCGGGGAACCTTCCCTGCTGCTCTCCTGCTTTAATAAAACAGCTCTTAGAGGAAGGGAAGCTTTACTCCACTTTGTAGAATCTAGGCTAGTGGGGGAGAAAGTGTCTTGGAGTGTAGTCCAAAGGTCAAACTCCTGAGCTCACTGCCATACTGGGAGAGGGTCCCCATTCCCCTGATTGGAAGAGCAGTTTAAAACGTGGATTTGCAGGTCTGCTTTTGCAGATTTCTAGGTCTCCTATAGGCAGGAAACTGTTTCCAGGTTGTAAATGGGTTGGTCCCTCTCTGGAAGAGTAAGCTTCTTGTCTGGTAGAGGGTCAGGACCCAGAAGGAAACCCCTCACCTGAGGCCCCTGGGCCCAGGTTGGGTCTCAGGGCTGATTTCTGCCAGCTTCTTACCCTCACCACTGTGGCTGGCTCTCCTCCTGACTCCCTCCTTAATGATAGGACTTTGATTTTCCAAATCCAACTCCAGACTCTTCTCCTGAAAACGTTTCCGTTAGTTACAAACTCTGCCCTTTAAGAGGATCTTTTAAGAACCAGCCCTGGAGAAGGCAACTTCAGTGTTCTAAGACAAAATTCTTCTGTACATATAACCAGAGAGCCAGGATCAGGCTCTCGGGTCAGCAGGACCTGGAGCTGCTGACTtatggattattaaaaaaaaaaaaaactccaagagTGTTTGGGCCCCTGATCTGGGTTGGATTCTGAGGGTGGGGAGACATTGACCCAGGGTGCAGCAGGGCATGTCTGGGGCAGCAAAGCTCAAGCTCCTGCCAGTTCTGAGGTGAATCATCCCCTCTCTAGCCTCACTGCTTACTGTAGCAGGGTCCCTTCTCTAGACTCACTGTCTTCACGTCTAAATGAGTCTTAAACTTCTGGGGCTCACTGACCCCTCAGAGCACCTGAAAGATCTTTGGACCTTCTCTTGGAAGAGTGCCCAGGCCCATGTGAACAGACAATTTTGCATGTAACTTCAGG
The window above is part of the Elephas maximus indicus isolate mEleMax1 chromosome 19, mEleMax1 primary haplotype, whole genome shotgun sequence genome. Proteins encoded here:
- the FZD2 gene encoding frizzled-2, which produces MRLRSALPRLLLPLLLLLPAAGPAQFHGEKGISIPDHGFCQPISIPLCTDIAYNQTIMPNLLGHTNQEDAGLEVHQFYPLVKVQCSPELRFFLCSMYAPVCTVLEQAIPPCRSICERARQGCEALMNKFGFQWPERLRCEHFPRHGAEQICVGQNHSEDGAPALLTTAPPPGLQPGAGGTPGGPGGGGAPPRYATLEHPFHCPRVLKVPSYLSYKFLGERDCAAPCEPARPDGSMFFSQEETRFARLWILTWSVLCCASTFFTVTTYLVDMQRFRYPERPIIFLSGCYTMVSVAYIAGFVLQERVVCNERFSEDGYRTVVQGTKKEGCTILFMMLYFFSMASSIWWVILSLTWFLAAGMKWGHEAIEANSQYFHLAAWAVPAVKTITILAMGQIDGDLLSGVCFVGLNSLDPLRGFVLAPLFVYLFIGTSFLLAGFVSLFRIRTIMKHDGTKTEKLERLMVRIGVFSVLYTVPATIVIACYFYEQAFREHWERSWVSQHCKSLAIPCPAHYTPRMSPDFTVYMIKYLMTLIVGITSGFWIWSGKTLHSWRKFYTRLTNSRHGETTV